One window of the Lactococcus lactis genome contains the following:
- a CDS encoding 6-phospho-beta-glucosidase — translation MTLKKDFLWGGAVAAHQLEGGWNAGGKGVSVADVMTAGSNGVERKITDGVIEGENYPNHEAIDFYHRYKEDIALFDELGLNCFRTSIAWTRIFPNGDEAEPNEEGLQFYDDLFDECLKHGIEPVITLSHFELPYHLVTEYGGFRNRKLIDFFVHFSEVVMNRYKDKVKYWMTFNEINNQANYLRDFAPFTNSGLKFPEGASEKEREEMMYQAAHYELVASAKVVALGHKINPDFQIGCMIAMCPIYPATCKPEDMMASTVAMQRRYWFADVHVRGHYPSYLKAYFDRKEFKLDILDDDLKALEEGKVDYIGFSYYMSFAIKDHGKAPTFDYNEDKDLVKNEYVKASEWGWQIDPLGLRYAMNWFYERYEKPLFIVENGFGAVDEVEADGSIHDPYRVDYLKAHIEAMKNAVDYDGVDLMGYTPWGFIDLVSAGTGEMKKRYGVIYVDKDNEGNGTLERSKKDSFTWYQKVIATNGEEL, via the coding sequence ATGACTTTAAAAAAAGACTTCCTCTGGGGAGGAGCAGTTGCTGCACATCAACTTGAAGGAGGATGGAATGCCGGCGGAAAGGGAGTTTCTGTTGCTGATGTCATGACAGCAGGGAGCAATGGAGTAGAGAGAAAAATCACAGATGGGGTAATTGAGGGAGAAAATTATCCGAATCATGAAGCTATTGATTTTTATCATCGCTACAAAGAAGATATTGCACTCTTTGATGAATTGGGATTAAATTGTTTTAGAACTTCCATTGCATGGACTCGTATTTTTCCAAATGGAGATGAAGCAGAACCTAATGAAGAAGGATTGCAATTCTATGATGATTTATTTGATGAGTGTTTAAAACATGGGATTGAACCTGTAATTACTCTATCTCACTTTGAACTTCCTTATCACTTAGTGACAGAATATGGTGGCTTTCGTAATCGTAAACTCATTGATTTCTTTGTCCATTTTTCAGAAGTCGTAATGAATCGTTATAAAGATAAAGTTAAATATTGGATGACTTTCAATGAAATCAACAACCAAGCAAACTATTTGCGTGATTTTGCACCATTTACTAATTCTGGTTTAAAATTCCCAGAAGGAGCAAGCGAAAAAGAACGTGAAGAAATGATGTATCAAGCGGCTCATTATGAGTTGGTTGCTTCTGCCAAAGTTGTCGCTCTGGGACATAAAATCAATCCAGATTTCCAAATTGGATGTATGATTGCCATGTGTCCGATTTATCCTGCAACTTGTAAACCAGAAGATATGATGGCTTCAACCGTTGCTATGCAACGTCGCTATTGGTTTGCAGATGTTCATGTTCGCGGACATTACCCAAGCTATTTAAAAGCCTATTTTGACCGTAAGGAATTTAAACTTGATATTCTTGATGATGATTTGAAAGCATTGGAAGAAGGAAAAGTAGATTATATTGGTTTTTCTTACTACATGAGTTTTGCAATTAAAGACCATGGTAAAGCTCCTACTTTTGATTACAATGAAGATAAAGATTTAGTCAAAAATGAATATGTTAAAGCTTCTGAATGGGGCTGGCAAATTGATCCTTTAGGATTACGTTATGCAATGAATTGGTTCTATGAACGTTATGAAAAACCACTCTTCATTGTTGAAAATGGTTTTGGTGCTGTAGATGAAGTTGAAGCTGACGGAAGTATTCACGACCCTTATCGAGTAGATTATTTAAAAGCTCATATAGAAGCAATGAAAAATGCTGTAGATTATGATGGAGTTGACTTAATGGGTTATACTCCGTGGGGCTTTATTGATCTTGTTTCTGCTGGGACAGGTGAGATGAAAAAACGCTATGGCGTCATATATGTAGATAAGGATAACGAAGGAAATGGGACATTAGAACGTTCGAAAAAAGACTCCTTTACTTGGTATCAAAAAGTTATCGCAACAAATGGCGAAGAACTTTAA